From a region of the Theobroma cacao cultivar B97-61/B2 chromosome 8, Criollo_cocoa_genome_V2, whole genome shotgun sequence genome:
- the LOC18591612 gene encoding V-type proton ATPase subunit B2 has product MGAEKNFIDMEEGTLEIGMEYRTVSGVAGPLVILDKVKGPKYQEIVNIRLGDGTTRRGQVLEVDGEKAVVQVFEGTSGIDNKYTTVQFTGEVLKTPVSLDMLGRIFNGSGKPIDNGPSILPEAYLDISGSSINPSERTYPEEMIQTGISTIDVMNSIARGQKIPLFSAAGLPHNEIAAQICRQAGLVKRLEKSDNLLDDQEDNFAIVFAAMGVNMETAQFFKRDFEENGSMERVTLFLNLANDPTIERIITPRIALTTAEYLAYECGKHVLVILTDMSSYADALREVSAAREEVPGRRGYPGYMYTDLATIYERAGRIEGRKGSITQIPILTMPNDDITHPTPDLTGYITEGQIYIDRQLYNRQIYPPINVLPSLSRLMKSAIGEGMTRRDHADVSNQLYANYAIGKDVQAMKAVVGEEALSSEDLLYLEFLDKFERKFVTQGAYDTRNIFQSLDLAWTLLRIFPRELLHRIPAKTLDQYYSRDATS; this is encoded by the exons ATGGGAGCAGAAAAGAACTTTATTGACATGGAGGAGGGAACGCTGGAGATCGGGATGG AGTACAGAACTGTGTCTGGTGTGGCGGGACCATTGGTCATTCTTGACAAAGTTAAG GGTCCAAAGTATCAGGAGATTGTCAATATCCGATTAGGAGATGGAACAACTCGACGTGGTCAAGTCTTGGAAGTTGATGGAGAGAAAGCAGTTGTGCAG gTTTTTGAAGGAACATCTGGAATTGACAACAAATACACAACTGTGCAATTTACAGGAGAG GTTTTGAAAACGCCTGTGTCATTGGATATGCTAGGGCGCATATTTAATGGCTCTGGAAAACCCATTGATAATGGCCCTTCTATTTTGCCTGAGGCATACCTAGATATTTCTG GGAGCTCTATCAATCCTAGTGAGAGAACTTACCCCGAAGAGATGATTCAGACAGGGATATCAACAATTGATGTCATGAACTCCATTGCTCGTGGACAGAAGATTCCTCTTTTTTCTGCTGCTGGTCTTCCTCATAATGAAATAGCTGCTCAAATTTGTCGTCAGGCAGGTCTCGTAAAGCGGTTGGAAAAGTCTGATAATCTCCTTGAC GATCAAGAAGACAATTTTGCCATTGTGTTTGCTGCTATGGGGGTGAACATGGAGACAGCTCAATTTTTTAAGAGAGATTTCGAGGAAAATGGGTCTATGGAGAGAGTGACGCTTTTCTTAAACCTG GCTAATGACCCCACAATTGAACGTATTATCACGCCTCGAATTGCCCTTACAACTGCAGAGTATTTGGCTTATGAATGTGGGAAACATGTGCTGGTTATATTGACAGATATGAGTTCTTATGCGGATGCTCTTCGTGAG GTATCTGCTGCCCGAGAAGAAGTCCCTGGAAGGCGTGGGTATCCTGGTTATATGTATACTGATCTGGCAACAATTTATGAACGTGCAGGGCGTatagaaggaagaaaaggttCCATCACCCaaattcctatcttgaccatgCCTAATGATG ATATCACGCATCCCACACCAGATCTTACTGGTTATATTACTGAAGGGCAGATATACATTGATAGACAACTCTACAATCGACAG ATATACCCACCAATTAATGTACTACCTTCACTTTCTCGATTAATGAAG AGTGCTATTGGTGAGGGGATGACTCGTAGAGATCATGCTGATGTGTCCAACCAG CTATATGCAAATTATGCTATTGGAAAAGATGTTCAAGCAATGAAAGCTGTGGTTGGAGAGGAAGCACTTTCTTCCGAGGATCTG CTTTACCTGGAGTTCCTAGATAAATTCGAGAGAAAATTTGTGACACAAGGTGCTTATGATACTCGCAACATCTTCCAGTCACTTGATTTAGCATGGACTTTGCTTCGCATCTTCCCACGTGAACTTCTCCACCGTATACCTGCAAAGACACTTGACCAGTACTACAGTCGTGATGCAACAAGCTGA
- the LOC18591609 gene encoding E3 ubiquitin-protein ligase ATL23 — MRHGGHYTPPPLLSPSPSPALNSTTTAGSHHPMLVSVFLALFLPCAGMSAVFIVYICLLWYATNYRTGNSGSLAIKQVAEKGLSVSELEKLPKVTGKELVLGTECAVCLDEIEAEQPARVVPGCNHGFHLQCADTWLSKHSVCPVCRAKLEPDQLFDASDENPC; from the coding sequence ATGCGCCATGGAGGGCACTACACCCCTCCACCTCTCCTCTCTCCTTCTCCATCACCCGCCCTAAACTCCACCACCACGGCCGGCAGCCACCACCCAATGCTCGTTTCTGTTTTCTTAGCCCTTTTTCTGCCATGCGCTGGCATGAGCGCGGTTTTCATTGTATATATCTGTCTTTTGTGGTACGCCACGAACTATCGGACTGGTAATTCAGGGTCTTTGGCGATTAAGCAGGTGGCTGAGAAAGGGTTGTCTGTTTCGGAGCTTGAAAAGCTGCCGAAGGTCACTGGGAAAGAGCTTGTCTTGGGGACTGAGTGTGCCGTCTGTCTCGATGAGATTGAGGCTGAGCAACCTGCTAGAGTGGTCCCTGGTTGTAATCACGGGTTTCATCTGCAATGCGCTGATACCTGGCTTTCTAAGCATTCGGTTTGTCCTGTTTGTAGGGCCAAGCTTGAGCCTGATCAGCTCTTCGATGCTTCTGATGAGAATCCCTGCTAA
- the LOC18591610 gene encoding probable nucleoredoxin 2 isoform X1 — MKEMNWENNSNNPVQTLTNGDSEKISTSRFSSLLASKDRDYLLSSSEAEAEADQQVKISDLEGRVIGLYFSANWYPPCRNFNQVLVDVYDQLKSNGSNFEIVFVSSDEDLDAFNNYRKSMPWLSIPFSDLETKKALNRKFEVEGIPCLIILQPEDNKDGATFYDGVELIYRYGVEAFPFTKEKLEELQREERMRHETQTLKNLLTNPDRDYILGQPITRKVQVDSLIDKTIGLYFSAQWCLPGVTFTPRLISIYQKIKQTLEEKGGEDFDIVFVSNDRDQSSFDTYFGSMPWLALPFGDPSIKSLAKYFDVQGIPCLIIIGPDGKTVTKQGRNLINLYQENAYPFTDAKVELLEKEMEEAAKSFPKSEYHAGHRHELTLVSEGTGGGPFICCDCDEQGSGWAYQCLECGYEVHPKCVRAVAPGSTEGS, encoded by the exons ATGAAGGAGATGAATTGGGAAAACAACTCCAACAATCCGGTTCAAACTCTGACAAACGGTGACTCCGAGAAGATTTCAACCTCtagattttcttctcttctggcTTCTAAAGATCGGGATTATCTTCTCTCCTCCAGTGAAGCTGAAGCTGAAGCTGATCAG CAGGTGAAAATTTCGGATCTTGAGGGCAGGGTGATTGGCCTTTACTTCTCAGCTAACTGGTATCCGCCGTGTAGAAATTTCAATCAAGTACTTGTCGATGTCTATGATCAGCTGAAGAGCAATGGGTCTAATTTTGAGATTGTATTTGTGTCATCTGATGAAGACTTGGATGCCTTCAACAATTACAGGAAAAGCATGCCATGGCTCTCAATTCCATTCTCTGACTTGGAGACAAAGAAGGCCTTGAACCGAAAATTCGAAGTCGAAGGCATTCCTTGCTTAATTATTTTGCAGCCTGAAGATAACAAGGATGGTGCAACTTTCTATGATGGTGTGGAACTCATTTACCGGTATGGGGTCGAAGCATTCCCATTTACCAAAGAGAAGTTGGAGGAATTACAAAGGGAAGAAAGGATGAGGCATGAGACTCAGACCTTGAAGAATTTATTGACAAACCCTGATAGAGACTATATTTTGGGTCAACCCATAACTAGAAAG GTGCAAGTGGATTCCTTAATAGATAAGACAATTGGGCTCTACTTCTCAGCCCAATGGTGCCTTCCAGGTGTTACGTTCACTCCCAGGCTGATATCCATCTACCAGAAAATCAAGCAAACCTTGGAAGAAAAAGGTGGTGAGGACTTCGACATAGTTTTTGTGTCGAATGATCGCGATCAGAGTTCGTTTGACACCTACTTTGGTAGCATGCCATGGCTAGCTTTGCCTTTCGGAGACCCCAGCATTAAAAGCCTTGCAAAGTACTTCGATGTGCAAGGCATTCCCTGTTTGATAATCATAGGGCCTGATGGCAAAACTGTAACCAAGCAAGGAAGAAATCTTATAAACCTGTACCAGGAAAATGCATACCCTTTCACCGATGCCAAAGTGGAGTTGctagagaaagaaatggaGGAGGCAGCTAAGAGCTTCCCAAAATCCGAATACCATGCAGGACACCGCCATGAGCTTACCTTGGTATCGGAAGGCACTGGAGGGGGGCCCTTTATATGCTGCGATTGTGATGAGCAGGGTTCCGGTTGGGCTTACCAGTGTCTGGAATGTGGGTACGAGGTGCACCCCAAGTGCGTCAGAGCTGTGGCCCCAGGCTCAACTGAAGGAAGCTGA
- the LOC18591610 gene encoding probable nucleoredoxin 2 isoform X2, whose amino-acid sequence MKEMNWENNSNNPVQTLTNGDSEKISTSRFSSLLASKDRDYLLSSSEAEAEADQVKISDLEGRVIGLYFSANWYPPCRNFNQVLVDVYDQLKSNGSNFEIVFVSSDEDLDAFNNYRKSMPWLSIPFSDLETKKALNRKFEVEGIPCLIILQPEDNKDGATFYDGVELIYRYGVEAFPFTKEKLEELQREERMRHETQTLKNLLTNPDRDYILGQPITRKVQVDSLIDKTIGLYFSAQWCLPGVTFTPRLISIYQKIKQTLEEKGGEDFDIVFVSNDRDQSSFDTYFGSMPWLALPFGDPSIKSLAKYFDVQGIPCLIIIGPDGKTVTKQGRNLINLYQENAYPFTDAKVELLEKEMEEAAKSFPKSEYHAGHRHELTLVSEGTGGGPFICCDCDEQGSGWAYQCLECGYEVHPKCVRAVAPGSTEGS is encoded by the exons ATGAAGGAGATGAATTGGGAAAACAACTCCAACAATCCGGTTCAAACTCTGACAAACGGTGACTCCGAGAAGATTTCAACCTCtagattttcttctcttctggcTTCTAAAGATCGGGATTATCTTCTCTCCTCCAGTGAAGCTGAAGCTGAAGCTGATCAG GTGAAAATTTCGGATCTTGAGGGCAGGGTGATTGGCCTTTACTTCTCAGCTAACTGGTATCCGCCGTGTAGAAATTTCAATCAAGTACTTGTCGATGTCTATGATCAGCTGAAGAGCAATGGGTCTAATTTTGAGATTGTATTTGTGTCATCTGATGAAGACTTGGATGCCTTCAACAATTACAGGAAAAGCATGCCATGGCTCTCAATTCCATTCTCTGACTTGGAGACAAAGAAGGCCTTGAACCGAAAATTCGAAGTCGAAGGCATTCCTTGCTTAATTATTTTGCAGCCTGAAGATAACAAGGATGGTGCAACTTTCTATGATGGTGTGGAACTCATTTACCGGTATGGGGTCGAAGCATTCCCATTTACCAAAGAGAAGTTGGAGGAATTACAAAGGGAAGAAAGGATGAGGCATGAGACTCAGACCTTGAAGAATTTATTGACAAACCCTGATAGAGACTATATTTTGGGTCAACCCATAACTAGAAAG GTGCAAGTGGATTCCTTAATAGATAAGACAATTGGGCTCTACTTCTCAGCCCAATGGTGCCTTCCAGGTGTTACGTTCACTCCCAGGCTGATATCCATCTACCAGAAAATCAAGCAAACCTTGGAAGAAAAAGGTGGTGAGGACTTCGACATAGTTTTTGTGTCGAATGATCGCGATCAGAGTTCGTTTGACACCTACTTTGGTAGCATGCCATGGCTAGCTTTGCCTTTCGGAGACCCCAGCATTAAAAGCCTTGCAAAGTACTTCGATGTGCAAGGCATTCCCTGTTTGATAATCATAGGGCCTGATGGCAAAACTGTAACCAAGCAAGGAAGAAATCTTATAAACCTGTACCAGGAAAATGCATACCCTTTCACCGATGCCAAAGTGGAGTTGctagagaaagaaatggaGGAGGCAGCTAAGAGCTTCCCAAAATCCGAATACCATGCAGGACACCGCCATGAGCTTACCTTGGTATCGGAAGGCACTGGAGGGGGGCCCTTTATATGCTGCGATTGTGATGAGCAGGGTTCCGGTTGGGCTTACCAGTGTCTGGAATGTGGGTACGAGGTGCACCCCAAGTGCGTCAGAGCTGTGGCCCCAGGCTCAACTGAAGGAAGCTGA
- the LOC18591613 gene encoding NEP1-interacting protein 1, which yields MDLSLCPSPSFIMSCFPAEEARELCCSATSALISKLFYAIFISVFAVVGAPLGALTGAYVGAKTKIGCLRGATVGAIKGSFFSIKFFKILLIVCSSDDVATRDLLQSINALDSTFNQVPWNMPEWLSKESIQNIPKIRLTEENVWDSSRNRISCSICLQDFLQGEVVHSLPHCHHMFHVSCIQRWLVEHKSCPLCRRSF from the exons ATGGACCTTAGCCTCTGCCCTTCTCCTTCTTTCATCATGTCATGTTTTCCAGCTGAAGAGGCAAGGGAGTTGTGCTGCTCAGCAACTTCAGCACTTATTTCTAAACTGTTTTATGCAATCTTCATCTCCGTATTTGCAGTGG TTGGAGCACCTTTAGGAGCCCTGACCGGTGCTTATGTTGGGGCAAAAACCAAGATCGGTTGTCTTCGTGGAGCCACGGTTGGAGCCATAAAGGGCAGTTTTTTCTCCATCAagttctttaaaattttactcaTAGTTTGCAGTTCCGATGACGTGGCAACGAGGGATCTCCTCCAATCG ATAAACGCATTGGACTCTACGTTCAACCAAGTCCCCTGGAATATGCCCGAATGGTTGTCAAAGGAATCAATACAAAATATTCCAAAGATCAGACTCACAGAAGAAAACGTATGGGATTCATCCAGGAATAGGATCTCCTGCTCGATTTGCCTccag GATTTTTTACAGGGGGAAGTAGTTCATAGCTTGCCACACTGTCACCATATGTTTCATGTTTCGTGTATCCAAAGGTGGCTAGTGGAGCATAAATCTTGCCCACTGTGCAGGAGAAGTTTTTGA